A window of Ancylothrix sp. D3o genomic DNA:
ATCGAGCATCCTATCAAACTCAGATATACGTCAGAAATGACACTTTTTTACGGCAGAAATGGCACTTTTGTACGGCATGAGATCCGAAAAAACCTCAAAAATACCAAGTACCCAAGCTCAAATATACGGCAGAAATGGTACTTTTTTACGGCAGAAATGGCACTTTTGTACGGCAGATTTTCTTAAGTACAATTACTTAGGAAAACCGAATATAAACTTTTATAAAGTAGTGTAGTATGGGTGTAGTAGGGTTCTATTTGTGTTTTGTGGGCCGGTGTTTAATTTGGGAGAGGGGGAGGCCTAAGAGAATTATTGATGCTGGAGGTGAATTTTGGGGTTGAATTCTGTTAAGAAAAAAAAGATTAGTTTTGTAGAAAAAGTTATTGTTTCGAGTAAGTGTAGGCTTGTCCATTAATTATTGATTGGGTGTAATGCTCTTTACCATCCCTGATTGCAACTCCTCTGACAATCCTGACAATATTGCTTGCTGCATAATGCCGGCCTCATTGGATTGTTACACCGGCCTCATTGGATTGTTACACCGGCATCATTGAAGTGGCATTTTTGCCTGTTGAGCGATTGGTAGTGTACGGTTGTTTACGGGCCGGTGGTTAGTCCTTGACTCTTTCTGGCCGGTGGTTAGTGTCGGGTATTTACTGGCCGGTAGTTAGTGTCGGGTATTTACTGGCCGGTAGTTAGTGCTGAATTCTTGGTAGGCCGGTGTAGCGAAACTACATAAGCACAGACTGCTAGTTAATCATTAAATCTTCGCAGTTTGCAGTGAATAGGTGGCGACCTTAGCAGGATAAGAAGCAAAAATGATATTCTATAAGCTTGGACTATCTGCTCAACCTAATTTAGCTCAGATAATTTAATAACAACACGAATCCCTTACAAGTAATGGGTTTTTAGCTAATTTTATTTCGATAGAAGTTCGTGTTACAATTTTTCCCGTTTAACCACTTTTGAGGGGCGTGTGATCTATCTCTCGTTCCACCAAACCTTAAGGAAATCTAAAGTTGGTTGAAATGATGATTTTGAGAAATATATAGTCTGCTTGTTCGATATAGTAATATTGTGAAAAGTGGGGGCCGGTGAAACCTCGAAATGAAGGTTAATTTTAAAACCTGGAGTAAGTGTCCAGAATTTTATTTTCCCCCATTTTCCCAGATTACTATTCAGTTTAACAGAGATACGAGGGGATTTAGCTTGATAGAATGACAAGGTAAAAAGAGCCTTTTATAAGATAAAAATAGGATTTTATAAGGTAAAAAATGCTGAATTTTTGTGATTATGAGAGATTTTAAGCTCTACAATTACTAATTCACAAGGTAAAAACCGCAGTTTATCAGGTAAAAATCACAGTTTATAAGGTAAAAATCAACTGAGTATAATTACTTAAGATTTTCTTAAATAAACTTATGTAAAGCTGTGTAGTCTTAGCGTAGTATCATTCTGGTTGTGAGTGGTTGAGCGTTATGAAATTTGGGAGAGATATTGTCCCTGGGGAAATTATCGGAGTTCAAAGCGATTTTAGCCTGAATAATTGATAATTAGGAGCGCTAAATTTATGGTATTTCTGGGTAAGCTTCTGGTTTTTAGGCTGGAGATTGAGATGTAAATAATTATTAGCTTGCTACAATACTAAAATGCTAATTATTGGTAAGAGCGGCATCGTTATTAAAGATATTAGTAGAGAAATAAAAAAAGTAATTTATTTTGGCCATGTTATAATATTTGAATAAATGTTCTGTTTTTCTTTCTAAGATAGGAATTGCCTCAATTTTCCAAAGACTTATAAAGAAACCATAAAGTAAAAAATCACCCACCTAATATCTGTTTAAGTGTGGAATCTATTACTGGCATTGTGGTTTATTAGGTGAGATTGATTTGGTTGGGGGTTTACTCAACTATAAAATTGATCGTTTTAGAGAATTTGGCTTAAATTTCAAGCAGCCCTCGCTTATGTCAGAATTTGGTGGATTAGACCGGCTGCGTTCTGCTTTAAATAGTGTGGTGTTTCGGTATTCGACTGTGGCCCAGAAGTTGGGGTTGCCATTGCCTAAAGGGTGGTTAATGGTGGGGCCGCCGGGTACTGGTAAAACTTTTGCTGCTGGTGTTTGTGCTGCAAAATTGAAAGTTCCGTTGGTAATTGTTGATGTTGGGGCTATGGTGGCCGGTGGCGTCGTCTATGTTGAGGAGTTACTGCGCCGCGTTGAAGCTTTAGGCCGGTCTGTTCTCTATTTTGATGAGTTTGATAAATTATTTTCCGCCAACAGTGGGGATTTGACGGGGGAAGCTGCTACCAGTATTCAGATTTTGGGTAAGTTGTTGACCTGGTTACAGGATAAGACATCTGAAACATTTGTGATTGCGACTCTCAACCGGCTTGCTGCCTTGCCTCCTGAACTTACTCGTAAAGGCCGGTTTGATGATATTTTTTATGTTGGGTTTCCTCAAGCAATTGAACGCAAGCAAATTATTGAATTACACGCTGCCCGTTTTGATCGCCGGTTTAAAAACTCCTCCCCGTTATCCGACAAGGAATGGAAGATTTTGCTTAACCGTACCCTCAATTTTGTTGGTGCTGAATTGGCCGGTATGGTTGAAGCTGCGGCTACTAGGAAAAGTGAAAAGGTTTTTAATTTGTTGGCTCAGTTGCAGCTTCAACCATCACCTGAATTAATGACTGAGTTGGAAGGATCTGTTTCAGAAGATGTGTTTTTAGATATTCAACGGGCCTTGAAGGAATCAAGAGAGGTTCTTTCAACACTACTATTACTTCAAGGCTGTTTGAAGTTGAACCTACAAGATTTCCTCCATGAGCGTGAATTAATTACCCCACTATTTGTAAGAGATACAGATAGGATTTTAGCAATGGAAAACTCAGCCCGTTATGTGGCACAACCGGCCTCTTCTCCTGATAATTCAGAATATGCTCCATCTATCCAAAGCTTTTGGGGTGAGCCGGCTGGTTGATGGAAATAAATTATAAATAATATTGGCATTGTTCCCTTTTTTAATTGGGTTTGTCTAGTTGCTGGAATTACTATAATTCAGGATTTAAACCGAACCCATCTAACAATTCGACCGCTTTGCGTTTTACTTCTTCACCGCGCCGGTCATATTTAGCCGTAGTCGCCGGGTCTGCATGACCGGCCAACTTTTGCACTGTCACCATATCCGCCCCCTTATCCAACAGATTACTAATAAATGTACGGCGAAAATCATGGGCAGAAAAAGTACCGAGGCCGGCTGCTGCCCCCCTTTCTATCAACCTTAACGCTAGGGCATCAGCAGTTATGCGTTCCGTTTGAATGGCCTTCCCAACACATCGGTAAAGCAATGGGCCTGCTTTACGTCCTCTTACCCCTAACCAATCTTCAATTAATTTAGTGCCCCCCGGTGGTAAATATGCCTGACGAGTCTTTTTCCCTTTTCCTTCTACTACCAATAGACAGCCGTTCTCTGCATTATAATCTTTTAAATTCAGTGCTACTACTTCAGATCGCCTTAATCCTGCACATAAACAGGCAATCGCCGCTGCATCTCTCATCCCGGATGGCGTTTTAGATTCTACACATACCCGGATCAGCGCTCCTATTTCTTCTGGTTGTAAAAGTCGGCCCCTTGGTGGTGTATTTCCTGTCAGGGGAGGCACACTCACCGCATCTTCATAATCATCAATGGTTATCAGCTTCAGTTTGCGAGCACATTTAAGAACTTGCTTAACCGCTGTCAGCTTTAGGTTGCCTGTTGTTGGTGGATGTGTTTCTGCCAAAACTGAACGTAGCGCAGCGGTGTGTTCATATCTTAGTTTTGCCCAATCCAAAGTCAGGTGATCACATTGGCCATTACTCAGTAAATTGGCCACCCAATTCAAATTGTGTGTCATCGTCCGCCTTGACGACGCTGCTAATTGACTCAAGTAGACAGCCGCCGGGTGTCTAGCTAGAGGTAATGGTTCCGCTAATGCCAGAACAACTGGGACATCATTACCTTTTTTAGACGCTTTCATAGGCGGAAACGGGACAGTAAACCCATACTTGGTGTTTTAATCTTCCCACAGTCTAGGGGGAACTTCCACACAGGCAATAACGCCCTACCGGAGTCCGGTAGCGTTCTTCAAATTAATCATCTCTGGTAAAGCATTGTTTCCGTAATACTTATAGGGCGAAACTGCCAAAACTAAAAGATTTATTGCCCGCCAAAAGAAAATAAAAAAATCAGCAGTTTTTTATCAAATCCGTCCACATCCAAAAAAAAGAGCGTTCCTAAAAATTTAGAGTATTTTACTTAAATCAAGATATAAATAAAAAAATAAATTTATTACCATACAAAAAGTTTAGCATAAAATTATGCTTCATTTTTAAAGGTAAAAGCTGTTTAGGAGGGTGCCTCTTCTAATGATGGAGCCGGTGCCACCCCAAACATCAGTACGAGGACGTTACGTTTGGAAAATGGCCAAAATATCTATAGGTGCGTAGGCCGGTATTACCCCACATCACGGGAGGTGGGGTGGACAATTTCTCTCTGCGCCACCTGAAAAGCGCTCTCATGTCCCTGGCCCTTATGCTTTTATGACACAAGTGCGAGCTACCATACACCCACCACAGATGTGTCAAGACCGGCATTTAATAGCAGACTTAAGGGTTAAATGGCCAACAGAATACACCGGCCCCTCTCCCGCTGCTCCAGATGACGGACTTGCCCCCGATGAGTGCTGGGTACAGAACTACACCGGCCTCCAAACCCGATAACAAAATGTTATCCCCCACCGGCCTCCAAACCCGATGTAGGCATCTAACTACCGGCTCCTCTGCACACGGAGAGAACGGAGGCGAAAATTGAATAACTCAAGACAAAAAAAGTTCAAAGCCTAGCTAAACCCACTTATTTATTCAAATCAACACTAAAAGGAGAGCAATGTTCATGCAAGCCAAAAATTTATTGACCTTTGAGGAGTACCTGACATTTGATGATGGGACAGACAACCGCTACGAATTGGTGGATGGGGAGGCGCGAGATGGTTCCTCTACCAACGGCAGATCACTCGGATATTATTGATGTGCTGGCATCTGAAGAACGAAAGGGCCATTAGGAAGCAGGGCCAATCTTGGAAAGTTAAACGAGATGCAGGAGTGTACACGGGGGTTAACCCTGAAACGGTTCGAGAACGCTCACGCACCCCAGACATCTGCGACTGGGACTGAGGAGCAATGGCAGGAGCTAAAGGCAGAGAAGACGAAATCAGCGGTTTTAAGAAAGCCGGCTTTGTTGGTGGTAGAGATCGTTAGTCCTGGTTCAAAAAAGACAGACTATCAAGCCAAGCTGCAAGAGTATGCGGAACAGAAGGCCGGGGAGTATTGGATTGTGGATCTAAAAGCCGGTGTGGTTTCAGTGCTGGTGTTGCAGGCGGATACTTACGAGAGATTGGAGTACCGCGATTCAGAAGTTATTATTTCCCCCACATTTCCAGAGTTTAGACTGTCAGC
This region includes:
- a CDS encoding site-specific integrase, coding for MTHNLNWVANLLSNGQCDHLTLDWAKLRYEHTAALRSVLAETHPPTTGNLKLTAVKQVLKCARKLKLITIDDYEDAVSVPPLTGNTPPRGRLLQPEEIGALIRVCVESKTPSGMRDAAAIACLCAGLRRSEVVALNLKDYNAENGCLLVVEGKGKKTRQAYLPPGGTKLIEDWLGVRGRKAGPLLYRCVGKAIQTERITADALALRLIERGAAAGLGTFSAHDFRRTFISNLLDKGADMVTVQKLAGHADPATTAKYDRRGEEVKRKAVELLDGFGLNPEL
- a CDS encoding Uma2 family endonuclease, translated to MQECTRGLTLKRFENAHAPQTSATGTEEQWQELKAEKTKSAVLRKPALLVVEIVSPGSKKTDYQAKLQEYAEQKAGEYWIVDLKAGVVSVLVLQADTYERLEYRDSEVIISPTFPEFRLSAYRILSA
- a CDS encoding ATP-binding protein; amino-acid sequence: MSEFGGLDRLRSALNSVVFRYSTVAQKLGLPLPKGWLMVGPPGTGKTFAAGVCAAKLKVPLVIVDVGAMVAGGVVYVEELLRRVEALGRSVLYFDEFDKLFSANSGDLTGEAATSIQILGKLLTWLQDKTSETFVIATLNRLAALPPELTRKGRFDDIFYVGFPQAIERKQIIELHAARFDRRFKNSSPLSDKEWKILLNRTLNFVGAELAGMVEAAATRKSEKVFNLLAQLQLQPSPELMTELEGSVSEDVFLDIQRALKESREVLSTLLLLQGCLKLNLQDFLHERELITPLFVRDTDRILAMENSARYVAQPASSPDNSEYAPSIQSFWGEPAG